A single genomic interval of Marmota flaviventris isolate mMarFla1 chromosome 14, mMarFla1.hap1, whole genome shotgun sequence harbors:
- the Il1r1 gene encoding interleukin-1 receptor type 1 isoform X2: MKVILRTVCLTVLLISLEADECKIREEPVILVSSANEIDVRACPLNPNENIGPVIWYKNDSKTPISTEQDSRIHQEKDKLWLVPAKVEDSGHYYCSVRNSTFCLKIKITAKFVENEPNLCYNTEAIFTQKLRIAGDGRLVCPHLDFFKDENNEFPTVKWYKDCKPLILDNVYFVGVTNTLIVMNVSEGHRGKYTCHASYMYSGKQYYITRAIEFITLEEIKSDSPVIESPANGTMEVELGSHVQLVCNVTGHLTDLVYWKWNGSPILPDDPILVEDFELMNSPSANRKTIHIITLNISKVKSQFYLYPFTCLVNSKSNIYSAYIRLTLPVPDFQKLLIGIFVTLTIIITCSVFIYKIFKVDIVLWYRDSCSDFLPPKASDGKIYDAYILYPKTFGEGSTSNSDIFVFKVLPEVLEKQLGYKLFIYGRDDYVGEDAIEVTNENIKKSRRLIIILVTDMSDFSWLGHSSEEQIVIYNALIQEGIKVVLLELEKIQDYEKMPESIKFIKQKHGAICWSGDFREGPQSLKTRFWKQVRYHMPAQRRSPSSKHRLLSMAHESDSKEKHQREVHLPLG, encoded by the exons ATGAATGTAAGATACGTGAAGAACCAGTAATTTTAGTTTCATCTGCAAATGAAATTGATGTTCGTGCCTGTCCCCTTAACCCAAATGAAAACATAGGCCCGGTGATTTGGTATAAAAATGACAGCAAGACACCTATATCAACGGAGCAAGACTCCAGGATTCATCAAGAAAAGGATAAACTCTGGCTTGTCCCCGCTAAGGTAGAGGATTCAGGACATTACTACTGCTCAGTAAG aaattcaactttctgccttaaaattaaaataactgccAAGTTTGTGGAAAATGAACCTAACTTGTGTTACAATACAGAAGCTATATTCACACAGAAATTGCGCATTGCCGGAGATGGAAGACTTGTGTGTcctcatttggatttttttaaagatgaaaataatgagTTTCCCACAGTAAAATGGTataag GATTGCAAACCTCTGATTCTTGACAACGTATACTTCGTTGGAGTCACAAATACGCTTATTGTGATGAATGTGTCAGAGGGCCATAGAGGGAAGTACACTTGTCATGCATCCTACATGTACTCGGGAAAGCAATATTATATTACCCGGGCAATAGAATTTATTACTCTAG aggaaaTCAAATCCGACAGTCCTGTGATTGAAAGTCCAGCAAACGGGACCATGGAAGTGGAGCTGG GATCCCACGTCCAATTGGTCTGTAATGTCACTGGCCACCTCACTGACCTTGTCTACTGGAAGTGGAATGGGTCACCAATTTTACCTGATGATCCAATCTTGGTCGAAGACTTTGAATT GATGAACAGTCCTTCAGCCAATAGAAAAACTATACACATTATAACGCTTAATATTTCAAAAGTCAAAAGTCAATTTTATCTATATCCATTTACCTGTTTGGTCAACagtaaatctaatatatattcaGCATACATACGATTAACCCTTCCAG TGCCTGATTTCCAGAAGCTCTTGATTGGAATATTTGTTACATTAACAATTATAATTACATGCTctgttttcatctataaaatctTCAAGGTTGATATTGTGCTTTGGTACAGGGATTCCTGCTCTGATTTTCTTCCCCCCAAAG cCTCAGATGGAAAGATCTACGATGCATATATCCTCTATCCAAAGACCTTTGGGGAAGGGTCCACCTCGAACTCagatatttttgtgtttaaagTGTTGCCTGAGGTCTTGGAAAAACAGTTGGGATATAAACTGTTTATTTATGGAAGGGATGATTATGTTGGAGAAG ATGCTATTGAGGTCACTAATGAAAACATCAAGAAAAGCAGAAGACTTATCATCATTTTGGTGACAGACATGTCAGACTTCAGCTGGCTGGGCCATTCATCTGAAGAGCAAATAGTGATATATAATGCTCTCATCCAGGAGGGGATTAAAGTTGTCCTGCTTGAGCTGGAAAAAATCCAAGACTATGAGAAAATGCCAGAATCCATTAAATTCATTAAGCAGAAACATGGGGCTATCTGCTGGTCAGGGGACTTCAGAGAGGGACCTCAGTCTCTAAAGACCAGGTTCTGGAAACAGGTCCGGTACCATATGCCAGCCCAGCGGCGATCTCCTTCATCCAAACACCGGTTATTGTCCATGGCCCATGAGTCAGACTCTAAGGAGAAGCATCAAAGGGAGGTTCACCTGCCTCTCGGGTAG
- the Il1r1 gene encoding interleukin-1 receptor type 1 isoform X1: MFKENMKVILRTVCLTVLLISLEADECKIREEPVILVSSANEIDVRACPLNPNENIGPVIWYKNDSKTPISTEQDSRIHQEKDKLWLVPAKVEDSGHYYCSVRNSTFCLKIKITAKFVENEPNLCYNTEAIFTQKLRIAGDGRLVCPHLDFFKDENNEFPTVKWYKDCKPLILDNVYFVGVTNTLIVMNVSEGHRGKYTCHASYMYSGKQYYITRAIEFITLEEIKSDSPVIESPANGTMEVELGSHVQLVCNVTGHLTDLVYWKWNGSPILPDDPILVEDFELMNSPSANRKTIHIITLNISKVKSQFYLYPFTCLVNSKSNIYSAYIRLTLPVPDFQKLLIGIFVTLTIIITCSVFIYKIFKVDIVLWYRDSCSDFLPPKASDGKIYDAYILYPKTFGEGSTSNSDIFVFKVLPEVLEKQLGYKLFIYGRDDYVGEDAIEVTNENIKKSRRLIIILVTDMSDFSWLGHSSEEQIVIYNALIQEGIKVVLLELEKIQDYEKMPESIKFIKQKHGAICWSGDFREGPQSLKTRFWKQVRYHMPAQRRSPSSKHRLLSMAHESDSKEKHQREVHLPLG, translated from the exons ATGAATGTAAGATACGTGAAGAACCAGTAATTTTAGTTTCATCTGCAAATGAAATTGATGTTCGTGCCTGTCCCCTTAACCCAAATGAAAACATAGGCCCGGTGATTTGGTATAAAAATGACAGCAAGACACCTATATCAACGGAGCAAGACTCCAGGATTCATCAAGAAAAGGATAAACTCTGGCTTGTCCCCGCTAAGGTAGAGGATTCAGGACATTACTACTGCTCAGTAAG aaattcaactttctgccttaaaattaaaataactgccAAGTTTGTGGAAAATGAACCTAACTTGTGTTACAATACAGAAGCTATATTCACACAGAAATTGCGCATTGCCGGAGATGGAAGACTTGTGTGTcctcatttggatttttttaaagatgaaaataatgagTTTCCCACAGTAAAATGGTataag GATTGCAAACCTCTGATTCTTGACAACGTATACTTCGTTGGAGTCACAAATACGCTTATTGTGATGAATGTGTCAGAGGGCCATAGAGGGAAGTACACTTGTCATGCATCCTACATGTACTCGGGAAAGCAATATTATATTACCCGGGCAATAGAATTTATTACTCTAG aggaaaTCAAATCCGACAGTCCTGTGATTGAAAGTCCAGCAAACGGGACCATGGAAGTGGAGCTGG GATCCCACGTCCAATTGGTCTGTAATGTCACTGGCCACCTCACTGACCTTGTCTACTGGAAGTGGAATGGGTCACCAATTTTACCTGATGATCCAATCTTGGTCGAAGACTTTGAATT GATGAACAGTCCTTCAGCCAATAGAAAAACTATACACATTATAACGCTTAATATTTCAAAAGTCAAAAGTCAATTTTATCTATATCCATTTACCTGTTTGGTCAACagtaaatctaatatatattcaGCATACATACGATTAACCCTTCCAG TGCCTGATTTCCAGAAGCTCTTGATTGGAATATTTGTTACATTAACAATTATAATTACATGCTctgttttcatctataaaatctTCAAGGTTGATATTGTGCTTTGGTACAGGGATTCCTGCTCTGATTTTCTTCCCCCCAAAG cCTCAGATGGAAAGATCTACGATGCATATATCCTCTATCCAAAGACCTTTGGGGAAGGGTCCACCTCGAACTCagatatttttgtgtttaaagTGTTGCCTGAGGTCTTGGAAAAACAGTTGGGATATAAACTGTTTATTTATGGAAGGGATGATTATGTTGGAGAAG ATGCTATTGAGGTCACTAATGAAAACATCAAGAAAAGCAGAAGACTTATCATCATTTTGGTGACAGACATGTCAGACTTCAGCTGGCTGGGCCATTCATCTGAAGAGCAAATAGTGATATATAATGCTCTCATCCAGGAGGGGATTAAAGTTGTCCTGCTTGAGCTGGAAAAAATCCAAGACTATGAGAAAATGCCAGAATCCATTAAATTCATTAAGCAGAAACATGGGGCTATCTGCTGGTCAGGGGACTTCAGAGAGGGACCTCAGTCTCTAAAGACCAGGTTCTGGAAACAGGTCCGGTACCATATGCCAGCCCAGCGGCGATCTCCTTCATCCAAACACCGGTTATTGTCCATGGCCCATGAGTCAGACTCTAAGGAGAAGCATCAAAGGGAGGTTCACCTGCCTCTCGGGTAG
- the Il1r1 gene encoding interleukin-1 receptor type 1 isoform X3 — protein MFKENMKVILRTVCLTVLLISLEAGPVIWYKNDSKTPISTEQDSRIHQEKDKLWLVPAKVEDSGHYYCSVRNSTFCLKIKITAKFVENEPNLCYNTEAIFTQKLRIAGDGRLVCPHLDFFKDENNEFPTVKWYKDCKPLILDNVYFVGVTNTLIVMNVSEGHRGKYTCHASYMYSGKQYYITRAIEFITLEEIKSDSPVIESPANGTMEVELGSHVQLVCNVTGHLTDLVYWKWNGSPILPDDPILVEDFELMNSPSANRKTIHIITLNISKVKSQFYLYPFTCLVNSKSNIYSAYIRLTLPVPDFQKLLIGIFVTLTIIITCSVFIYKIFKVDIVLWYRDSCSDFLPPKASDGKIYDAYILYPKTFGEGSTSNSDIFVFKVLPEVLEKQLGYKLFIYGRDDYVGEDAIEVTNENIKKSRRLIIILVTDMSDFSWLGHSSEEQIVIYNALIQEGIKVVLLELEKIQDYEKMPESIKFIKQKHGAICWSGDFREGPQSLKTRFWKQVRYHMPAQRRSPSSKHRLLSMAHESDSKEKHQREVHLPLG, from the exons GCCCGGTGATTTGGTATAAAAATGACAGCAAGACACCTATATCAACGGAGCAAGACTCCAGGATTCATCAAGAAAAGGATAAACTCTGGCTTGTCCCCGCTAAGGTAGAGGATTCAGGACATTACTACTGCTCAGTAAG aaattcaactttctgccttaaaattaaaataactgccAAGTTTGTGGAAAATGAACCTAACTTGTGTTACAATACAGAAGCTATATTCACACAGAAATTGCGCATTGCCGGAGATGGAAGACTTGTGTGTcctcatttggatttttttaaagatgaaaataatgagTTTCCCACAGTAAAATGGTataag GATTGCAAACCTCTGATTCTTGACAACGTATACTTCGTTGGAGTCACAAATACGCTTATTGTGATGAATGTGTCAGAGGGCCATAGAGGGAAGTACACTTGTCATGCATCCTACATGTACTCGGGAAAGCAATATTATATTACCCGGGCAATAGAATTTATTACTCTAG aggaaaTCAAATCCGACAGTCCTGTGATTGAAAGTCCAGCAAACGGGACCATGGAAGTGGAGCTGG GATCCCACGTCCAATTGGTCTGTAATGTCACTGGCCACCTCACTGACCTTGTCTACTGGAAGTGGAATGGGTCACCAATTTTACCTGATGATCCAATCTTGGTCGAAGACTTTGAATT GATGAACAGTCCTTCAGCCAATAGAAAAACTATACACATTATAACGCTTAATATTTCAAAAGTCAAAAGTCAATTTTATCTATATCCATTTACCTGTTTGGTCAACagtaaatctaatatatattcaGCATACATACGATTAACCCTTCCAG TGCCTGATTTCCAGAAGCTCTTGATTGGAATATTTGTTACATTAACAATTATAATTACATGCTctgttttcatctataaaatctTCAAGGTTGATATTGTGCTTTGGTACAGGGATTCCTGCTCTGATTTTCTTCCCCCCAAAG cCTCAGATGGAAAGATCTACGATGCATATATCCTCTATCCAAAGACCTTTGGGGAAGGGTCCACCTCGAACTCagatatttttgtgtttaaagTGTTGCCTGAGGTCTTGGAAAAACAGTTGGGATATAAACTGTTTATTTATGGAAGGGATGATTATGTTGGAGAAG ATGCTATTGAGGTCACTAATGAAAACATCAAGAAAAGCAGAAGACTTATCATCATTTTGGTGACAGACATGTCAGACTTCAGCTGGCTGGGCCATTCATCTGAAGAGCAAATAGTGATATATAATGCTCTCATCCAGGAGGGGATTAAAGTTGTCCTGCTTGAGCTGGAAAAAATCCAAGACTATGAGAAAATGCCAGAATCCATTAAATTCATTAAGCAGAAACATGGGGCTATCTGCTGGTCAGGGGACTTCAGAGAGGGACCTCAGTCTCTAAAGACCAGGTTCTGGAAACAGGTCCGGTACCATATGCCAGCCCAGCGGCGATCTCCTTCATCCAAACACCGGTTATTGTCCATGGCCCATGAGTCAGACTCTAAGGAGAAGCATCAAAGGGAGGTTCACCTGCCTCTCGGGTAG